The sequence ATGTGAATAACTAAGAAATAATAGTCAAAATGCTGCTATTTACATTTTTGGGTATTTTAGGCAACATTTAGACAAGTATCCAGCTTCGCACAACTAGGCTTCTCACCTGAGAATGAATGTGTCCCCTCTGTGTATGAAGCATTACTATATGCTCTATACGAGTGACAGAGATGACCGAGTCTCATAGAAGACTTCTTTATATTAGGGaattttgcatttcttttttaGATGACACTTGGGGAAATCTTACCCACAATTCTGTAAGATTCTTGCAATCGGATAGCCGATGAAATGGTTATGTGTCTGTAATGATTATCTGTGACCCCCACATAATCCAAGTCTTGAAAGCAGCTCGAAAATATAAACGCTCAATTGTAAAATCAAGCACATAGATTCAGTGGCttgaaaaggaacctgtcaccacatttttcacaaatacaggtagtgacagatttccatagagccctagtaactatctgacacctttTGTTTAGCTAAACATTGTTCTCCTGAGATtctcatatattcaactttatagttttatcaggTATCTAAGCATGGTTACAGtgagtcgaggtgggcgtggccttcTCGAGCTGaattcagcagctcctccccatcctatctctgtatgcagctgtaaatttcatgtgaccagggtgacatcctcGCAGGTCCTGCAGCtttttagcattagaaaactgtacaccaagcatatttctcattaaatcacagcatattgtattacataaaatcacagcagcctgcatggagaagagtagaagtccatgcaggctgctgtgattgttttatgtggtcagatatgtacatggggtacagttttctaatgttaagtagcttaaggaactgtgatgatgtcaccctgatcacatgacattaggccacacccctaactctgattttatggagaTCTGAGGGGAActatttttaactaaaagaagggtgtcagatagttactagggctccatAGAaatctgccactagctgtatttgtgaaaaaattaAGCATGCTTACACTCTGGCTTGTGTCTCCTGAAACAGATCTGTTTTCCATTTAGCTTTTTAAtgtctcatttttatttttttaattttttttttgggggggggggttgagtgtGACAAAGGGGGGTGTACGTGACAAAGGTTTCTGGTTCCTTCTTTCAACACTTATGCCAtcctcctccttcccttccctgGCCATAGATACTGTGACGTCAGCGTCGAAGGAAGGCATGAATGATTTGCTGCCGACAGAACACGAAAGGAGCTTTTGTAATGTACACAGGAGCCactgaggcttatttgcatattaaaaCATAAGCCATTAACAGCTAAATGATAATACCTACGTATGCTTAGGTTAACGCCACTAtatccatgtggttgatttcctttaaaagtagtGTTTGCTTTTCAGCAAAGACTCTGACCTTCTATAAGACTTAAAGGGTTTTCTCAATGAATGTTTGACATATTGACAGGGTAAATGTCGGACATGTATGGGGTCCCACTTCTTGGACCAATGTTTTTTGCTGAAATGAATCTGTCATGTCACAGTCCATGGCTCTCCAACCATTATTTTAACCTTTTGTTTGCATTTCTAGGGTCCTATTACATTCCAAAATGTTGCCGCTACCTTTGCGCATAACCAGTGGTTGCACTTAGAGGATTGGCAGAAAGAGATTTACAAGACTGTAATAAAAGAGATACACGAGGCAATAATATCTCTCGGTGAGTCTGGAGAGGGTCAGTCCTTTATCGGTTTTATACTTAGTTGTCACTTAGTTAGTTGTCTGAccactgcagagagaacagagctgtctgtatATCAGGAAAACTTCTGATTTATGGAGGTGTCCGATGCTTTTGACATGCAAATTTAATCCACCATTGTGTTGTTCTATAACATGGAATATTATAACCATCTAGGACCATAATATTTGATGTCACATGATGTAACTGCATGTTTTTACTGATGATATTAATAATTGTATATTTACAGGTTACACCATTATTAATCCAAACATTGTGTTCAGCGTTAGGAAGCCGGGTGAACCTTCCCTTCGTATTGATGATCAGCTGGAAGAAAAGTGTACGGATCCTTCAGGTAGGTGGTTAGTGGGGTAGTCCTTCTTTAGTGATAAACTTTTAGGGCTCCCACCCACTAGTCGTGATCCTTATATCATATTGATCCGTCCCTGCTAGTATTCGATTGACAGCTTTTAAAGGGGATGACtaggattatatatatatttttttatatatatatgggtctctaaaaataaaaaagaactccTACTTATTTCCCAACTCTATACGGGGTAAAGTTTTCTTGCAGCAGCACCCGTCTCTGCCGGCTTCTGTCTGTTGGGGGCAATGTGTGTCTATAGCTTCTGTTAACATGCAGGGGCCAGCGGTGATGCGCTTGTACAGccatggacagcccctttaagggaaTGTATCATCCAGATCTATTTCAGTCAGTAACACCAGAAACtgatactttgtcattttttaattCTAATCTTTATTAGAGTAAGGTCACTTAATCCTTAATAACTTTCATATTAATACAAaacacatgtaatatacacacaccTACAACTTGACCTTCAAGTGGATGATTAATATTCTGTTCTTGCAGACACAAAACAGACATTCTTGTCTGAATTAGGACTAAActttgtcctttaaaggaaatcttccgtcaaaatccatcatggttaCATCATTTGTTACACATGGTCTCTTCCTATTACACTTCCACCCCTAGCCCCGTgctttgtgcagtgagcacttcctgtccctggtttatcatgcttaattttgatggtggatttcctttaaattttgaccataatacattttattgttcatggagagcagtgtaaccatagttttgtgtgtgtgttgtaggtAGCTGCATTCcagtattccagtattgtagctggacttgaagcagTAGGGTAGTCTTTGTACACTGCTATGTTCTTAGATCTCTGTATTAAAGCTGCTGAACTGTGCATCCCCTTTcaacaagtccagctacaatccttgaatataaatgcattttgacagtactgctgctaataacaacatcCACAAAGGTAAGGTTATACAGATCTCTTGGACCTGTACCTAATACTATCTGCAGCTTTGTAGGTACAATACTGGGCACACATTCATTACAgaaaatctgcagtgtaatatagtAGCAGTGTAGTGAATAACCAaatcccatatacacacagtggAAAGAATATGCATTGGAAATAGATTTCAACATTTGTAATGCTCCACCCTCCCACATCAGCAACAACTGCACTACAAAAATTCACAAGAAAATCAGCCCTTGGTGCGATCTATGTCCTTTCTTTTTCCTGTAGACCTTCCGGACCTTTTACTGAAGGTACACTATGATCCTCCAGTAGAAGCCGTGGTTGTTGTGGAGAAACCACAGATTCTGGACCCAGTTCCATCATGTgagttttcatactttgggtatTACACGTTTTTCAgtacgttttttttttccccagctaTAACAATATGATTTTTTTGCATTTCGACAGCTTCTACCATGACGTCGGCTTACTTGCTAAATGTGAAAGAGGAAATTGTATCTCTTGGACAGCCGGACACTGGTGAGTATAATCTTCTGATCATGTCCTGAAGACACAGCTTGTGTCCTGGCTTCCCATACAAGTCATATCACGATAATGGCAGTCTCAATATCAAAGTGTTCCACACTAATATGTATATAGCCAGGCTCCGATTCATCTAGAGTTCTACTACATGAAGCTCAGAGCACTAATACCTTGATATAGACCATGAAGACTACACCCGTTTCTGTTTTTATTCACAGTATTTTTAAGCCCCCTAGGGTGATtgtagtatattgtgaatatactgtcATCTATTACAGTCTGCCTCTGACAAACTGTAATAGATTGGGCTATATGACGGTGGTGCCATACAGATGTAACAGAGCAGACATCTGCCCTTTATAGAAagaactcagcctgtgagccctctccatacaacaaTGAATGGGCTATtccaataactttttaaattttgtttataGTTTTGGAGAccataacattttccaatatgctgtatacaggcagtcccagggttacaaacaagataggttacataggtttgttcttaagttgaatttgtatgtaagtcgaaactgtatattttataattgtagtagacaaattataatttttttgccccagtgacaattggagtttcaaaattttttgctgtaatgcgaccaaggattatcaataaagattcattacagactccttagaTCTAATTATactctgggaatatagtaaagcattcagagattttcacaggtcacagtgggcagaagggtccctctttaactaggggtcatcagtAAGTCACATGCTCTTAAGtcgggtactgcctgtacatctaCGTTTCTATTATTATATTACTGCTTGCCTTGATAGAAACaacaacatttgcaaaatcttcaATTTTTTGGATGCAAATCTGTTAGCTGCTTCAATTCACAGGCTGCAAACCTTCCTGGAATAGTGATCATAGTACTGTATACTGCAATAGCGGCAGGATAAACCTCTGCTGCAGGTTTGCTGCAGTGTGACAGTCTGTAGCTTTTTAGTGCAGGGGTTACAGACATGGGATACCCTGCTATTACAGCAGATGTGCCAACAGTGGAAAACGTCCACATGTCATCCGTTATTAGAAGGGACGTCACCTGGCTGCGCTGAATGTAATATTATTTAATGGATTAGTGTCCATGGCCATTATATTAACAGACTGCACGATCGCTCTGTTAAAAAGTAGAGCGTCCAAGTCAGAACCGTCTTTAATagatcactcatagactatagtttatgaggatcattgaaaaataaattctggaCTGAGCCAAAATGGCTGTGAAACAACAGAAATTAGACGATTTCTATTTTTATCATAACGTAAGGAATATCTGTTATATTTTGTGGATTGTGAAGCAAATGAAAGATAAAGTTCTACATGTTTTAAATGCTTATTTTATAGGTTTGCTACCAAAGAAGTCAAATGCCTTTCCTGTAAAAACGGAAGAAGAAGTTTATCCAATCCGTGTGTATGCTAGTGCAGATGGGGTTAAACAGCCTATTCTTGTCAAaggtaagactacattcacactttATATTTTGGACGGGAAAGCTCCCATTGTAGACATGTACTGGCAGGTGGAGGCATTCTTTTTGTCTCCTTCTGCTCTGTATATGTTGTGTCCAGCAGGGGTGGAAAAAACACCAGTGTGCTGTATATTATCCTACTTGAATGAGCAGTATACGCTCGTCAGGCTCAATTAGAGGCCATGGGGATCAGATGCAACTGTTTGGCAACCATGCCCAACCTCCACTGAGCGTAcactctggaggtctccagaTGTTCAAataaggacagttacatcactgtggAGACACCCAGAACATGGGCGGCAGCAAGGAGCCGTCGATGTTCACTCTTCCTCCCTCTTTCCGGGAGTACGGATCTAACTATACGAGCATACAGTGGCTCCGGTATAAGGATACTTTGGGAACTGAGTGTGTGTTCTGTCCAGGGACTTTAACTTCTGTTACATTTGGCATTTGCTTTTCATCCGCTTATTTCATTCATGTATGTGTATTGTGCAGGTGATGACTTGGTGAAGTCGGAGGAGGAAACTGACACAGAAGAGGATTTTCAAGGTATAAAATCTGGTTAGATAATCCCATTAAAGAATGAATGGTACTCTTCAATCCATTCTTACAACAACTACACAGCATtattatgtagtgttttttttttacacatttttaataaAGAAAGGTGATACTGAAACTAACAGAATccctctgtataatatcatttACCACTGACTTACCTACATGGAAGACTACCTTCTGCTATGCATCTCTTCTTATGTATATCATTCTGTAGAAAGTTAGCCATCCGTGCTTGCAGCCAGTGGTAAGTGACACTAAACTTGTATTATTAAATAATTTCCTTTTATTCTTATTTATATTAGGTACAAATGGTGGAGTACATGACACAGAAGATTCTGCATCAGTAAGTAACACAATTACGTGCTGTATGTACTGAAAACATCTCCATTCTGGTCTCTGAGAATTCGGACTCCCTTCAAGAGGGCATAAGTCAGCAGAGTAATAAGGATACAGGCTTTCCCCGAGTTACTtataagataggttcttaagGTTTATACTTAAGTTACATTTGTATGTTaattggaattgtatattttatgattgtagctcgagacaaaaacattttttgccccagtgacaattggattttcaacattttttgctgtaataggaacaaggattatcaataaagcttcattacagacactttacagctgatcattgtactctgggactatagtaaagcatccagtaagcttcaccagaggtcacagtgggcagagaggtctgtcggtaacgaggggtcgtctgtaagtcgggtgtccttaagtagggggttGCCTGTAGTTAGAAACAACATTGGCTGCCTTTTTGGTGGACATAACACCCATACAATGCAGAATAATACATACAACAAAGTTGAGTTTGACACCAAGTGGTAGCAACCGTGCGTAGAGGAAGGGGAACTTGCGTCAGAAGAATTATTTTTATAAGGAATGCTAGTGAGGGCCTCGTAAGACCCCATTAGACTCAACTTTGATGGAAAAGCCAATACACATCAGATGGATGGACAATTCCAACATACATGTAGTACTCATTTGCCCATAGCTTGCAGTCCCCTGTTCTCTATAATGACCAACCAGTGATAAAGGTattgggacttaaaggggttgtccgagacctgaaaaaaaatgatatggggctgcttaaaaaataaacatttacattCCTCCGCGGTCCCTCCCGGTGTCTTTTGTCTGGTTGTTTACTGTAAGTAATTTTCTCAAGCAGCCCCAGCCACGTATAATTTTTTTcaggtcttggacaacccctttaatgcagtcTTTTGGGGCACGTCTCCAGAGGTATTCCAGGATATCGTGAGTGAGTAGTCCACAGTGTTGAGACCATACATTGTATAGGGTCTGGGCTTGATATTGTAGCTCAGTCTTTTCCACTGGAATTAGGCTAAATTACAAATAGACAATGTGATGAATAAATGTCCTAGCACTGGCTTGTGTAGCAGAAGTGGTGATGGGGTGTTGTGGCAGTATAACGTGTGCCAGATGTTGGACCCTTCCAGACTTAATGATAGGGTACTAAATGTTTGATGGACCCCAGTATTGAGGACAGAGACATGTATGAATGGTGAGCTCTGCGCAGTACTACAGGAAAGGTTGACCTCCTATAAGCAGCAGAGACGCCTTTTGTACATTTAGCTTCTCATTTAATAtttatatcttttgtgtttgAACTCTTGTatctaaattattattttattttttcatctttttaGCAGGGTATTGAGCTAAAGAGGATAAAACTTGGTTCTCAAGTTTGTGGTGATATTCTCAGTCTTCAAGAAAGAGAAGCCAGGGTAGGTGGTAATGTTATAAAACTTCCCTAATAGAAAATACATTGCAGCAAGTAAGAAAAAAAAGGTGTTTGTCTGTATCAAGAtgtttttctttaaaggacacctatcaccacatgaaggattgtaaaccaagcacactgacatactggtgtgtcccccctctggcaggatctgctctcattttagcttgttatgccctagtttttaagaaaaaggggctttaacaattatgcaaatgagcatgaggggctcccagctccataggagttaatggaacatggagcccctcaggctcatttgcataattgttaaagaccCTTTTTCTTaaagacaagacaaaaaaaacatacaagaTACAACCCGACAGACGTACCCCCACCTCCCCCCTTTCCCCAGGTACAGACTTTCGGGAGTCCAGAGGCAGTGTAATAGAGTATTGACCTCCATTTCACGCTTCCTAAGCAAAATGATAAAAAGAATATCGCCCAcaaaaaaatgaatttataaCACCCAtccaacacagacacattggaatATTATTGGCAGCTCATAGCAGATGTTACATTAACCCAAATGATTGAATGTCTATGTAAGAGGAGGCCAGCTATCCATGGACAACTATCCTTTAACAAGTGCAGTTTTCGTGCTGGTACAGTGCAATGAGTCACTCTCTGCTGCTCTGAGTGATGCCTTTTGttaggtttaaaggaaacctaccatgcgagcagaccacccagtAGGCCGGAACCCCCCCACAGCAGAAGTTTAATGCCGCAGACCTTCTCAATCAGCAATCTATTAAAGGCTGGTTCTATGTGCAGACAATAGGACACAGCGCAGCTTGGCGTACGGACCAGGAGAAGACCTGGGGCCTGAGTGCAGAGGAGCTGACATTTACTCCCTGAGCCCAGTTCCTCTCTCTTGGTCTCGGTGCCACACTGCCCTCTGTCCTGACGCCAGCCCATAGAAACAACTTGAAaagccagagcacagcagtagagGGCCCGGGAGCTGTGAGTACTTGTCAGATGTACTCACCACTGCTTGGTCTCTGCATTGTGCGCCCCTGAGTTAAATCTTGGCTAGAGAGTTTtgtcacctttgtgctcctatcaAAGGTTTTAAATGAAGCCCTTTGAATACATATAGACCTGATGCGGTTGGTGGTCCCTATAATAAATCTATGTCAGAATATCCGTACAAAATACATActaatgttttttgttttctttttgtagCGTCTGCGGGTTATGGTGGGCGATCTACCTCCAGAACAGCCAGCTTTTATGTCTGACCCAAATAAGCCTCATGAAGTAAAGAATGAAAATCCAGAAGCCAGGAAGGATATAAAAACCACCACATGGTGTAAATGTGGCAATTGTTGTGTTATGCCGACACTGGAAGAGTCCGTATGTTGCCACGAGATTACCGGACTTATCTCCAAGCTCAGCAGTGAGCGCGTGTGTATTACATCTCATCCAGCCTTCAAGGAGTTGTGTCTAGACCAGGATCGTCTTGATTTTCTTTATCGTTTCTTAGCTAAAATTAAGAGAAAAAACGATATTCTCTATCATCTTCAGTAAGTATTGACATATCACACGGTCTGTTACCGATCCCCGTCCATCCTCCCTCCTTATCACCTTACAATGAGGAGGAGCTTGTATGGTTTGGTTGCATGCGCTCCACCTATAGGGTTTATAAGGACAAGGTTGCTCCATACACCCTTTCCTTACAGAACTTTGAGTCTTTTAGTGATCAGAGGAGATTCTCCTACTTATCTAAAAGCTCTCCAGTAGATGGGTCATATGTTTTTCAGTTCCCGCATTTTGCTGGTAAATCATAGGAAGACAGGGTCTTAAATTATTTGTTGCTCTAAAAAATGATTAAGGAAATCCCTGAAAATTATCCACATTTtttcaaatataatttttatgtCTGGAAACTCTCCGAAGCAGGAATTTTattgtgaatttcttgtgactctattgCCCCAATTTCTCGTGTCTCTACCAGCTACCTCTTTCCGGCAtctccctcttcctcttcctcctccttcttcttgcTGCCTTCAGCTGGCAGTCTGGAGGGGGTCACATTGCAAACAGTTAAACCTACTGTGTCgtaacacctagaaacacagaccTACAATGCTAAAGTTAACCTAACTCTTTATCTgtggacttaaaaaaaaaaaacccttgaaagtgaacctgtcaccaggatttttagctggtgataggttccattagcctatgctattctgattttaaaaatacttttgttggaattctgaatcatttcagtagttaatAATAGTTTGAATCATATtgcctgacttcctgccagcagcatgtgaggagtccagggggaggagcagctgcagtctgtgtgtgcctgtgtctcttcctgtattcttcctctcctccacaccaccccctcactctcctgcctgctcaatgcacatgacaggaagtggggaggggtgagggagctgcaACCCCCTTCCCGGGGATTCCCCACACACTGCTGATGTGACTTAAACTTGTATAAattaattcagaatgctgacaaaggcatttgtaaaatcagcatagcatgggttaatggaacctgtcaccaactaaagATCACATTCCTGGCGACCGCTTCCTTATAAGAGAAGAATGGGAGATTATCTttcaaatgacaccagaactgtgtttctaggtgaccTGGCACAGAAGTTATAATTGTTGTGCCAAAGAGGATttttctctttaaaatgacaccagaactgtaatTCTAGGTTCCGTGGTGCCGATGTTATAGCAGTTTGATGTGTTACTTATTTTCAGCATATTGCTTATATTTGTACCGGACTCCGTAAAAGCTAAAAAATTGTGTTGGGGCTTaattttggggaaacagggtagtatcaTTACATATGATTAGCTAAAGCCTCATACAAACCTGATTTTTTGCCACATCTGAGAGTTTGTGCCTGTTTTGAATTAAAATATTAGTAATCTCTCTTTTATTTTGTCGTGAAGTAAACTAAGAAGAACGGCCTACAGAGCCTTTGTCGTTTGGGCACACGGATTCTTGGACTTTCGAAACTTCAAGCCCATCCCTGCGTGTGTGGTCCATCAAGTTCAAGAATATCTCCCCTACCCTGAAGACATAAATGTTGGCTATATGAAGATGTACGACTATCCCGCTGCAATAATGGCATTGGATCACATCTGATATACTATTTCTATGTTTGTTACTTTGATACCTGGTTTGCACATATTTTTGTCTGGATTAAATAATTTTAGTACTTCCAGCCTTCAGTGTAATAACTTTCTTATGAAATGGTAATGAAATTCAGATGTTACAGGACAGAAAGTTGGTTTTCACAAACTTCTGGTAGGACTTTAACTGCCAGGACCATTTTTACAGAAATAAAGTGTATATTCTAAAAAACACTTTACTTTTCTGCCACCTTACCTATAGTTATGAGCCCATTCATGTATTTTTACATTAAAGTGAAAGACTTTGTAAAAAGATAGTCCAAGCAGAATCTTAGGTGTGCAAAATctactaaaaataaaatgtaaaaaatcatcAAACATTTGGACCATAAAGCATTAGGGCTAAAACACTCAGCTATGGTCGCTCTGTGAATCCCCCGACCAGGCAGTGTCCTGTTTCATGGATCGACCACAGTGCAGAAGATGGGCAGCATGATGGCTTAGTGGTTaatattacagccttgcagcgctggggacctgggtttattctctctgtttgtgtgggtttcctccgggtcctccagtttcctcccacactcactccaaaacatattggtaggttgattagattgtgagccccattgggacaaggaccgatttggcaagttctgtgcagcactgtgtaatctgactgcgctatataaaatagagtacaggcggtcccctacttaaggacacccgacttacagaaaacccatagttacagacagacccctctgacctccggtgaagctttctgaatgctttactatagtcccagactgcaataatcatctgtaaggtgtctgtaatgaagctttattgataatccttggttccattacagcaaaaaatgtttaaactcctgtcactggggccaaaattttttttgtctggatctacaattataaaatatacagtttcgacttacatacaaattcaacttaagaacaaacctctggaccctatcttgtatgtaacccggggactgcctgtaattattattattcattaggGAAGAATGGACTCCTTGTGTCATAAGCCTCCATGCCCCATAGTGATATATCTCCAGCATTGTGGCAGTCAGTGAAACAGGGCATGGTCCATTATTCACAGTTGTGTGTTTCACTACTTACACAAGTGACAAATGTCCTGATAAGGTGCGTATTCTCTTTATTTGGTAGGGGAGATGCAGGGAGGATGTGACAGATTACATATTCAAATGGCAGAGATGATAGTAATGGGCTGTGGTCTTTTCCATTCCCTGGTGTCACTTTTCGCATGCACCTCTTATATTTCTTCTACAACTTTTTTTCCTCACATGATTTGAAAGTCGAGATTCTGATAAATGGATTATAATGACGTTTAAAGAAGTTTAGTAAAACTTTGAAGTGAATGGAGTCTGAatcccctagaacagtgatgatcgagtgcccaaaatgtgaCCCCGAAaaaactagcttttcccaaagtgccaacacagcaatttaggcagtaataaacttattgctaccagaattttttaGCTCaaatccgacaccttttcactcttgggacagcaccaagcagcacaggatgggtcactttacaatagcagggcactacttagactgcaggaagatgccacgtctggtaaactctgtgcctggaagacagcctgtgtgcccacagagaggcctctgtgtgccatctctggcaccagtgccataggttcgccaccactgccctagaaccTCAATCATTCAACTGGGAACCGTaaaggtatgaaatatcctttctagaatttcctcttttttgtgtgaaaacccatttacctattaaaaaaaataatctcctccaaagtcatgtgaaaatgatcaCAGCCGAATCGGGCCCAGAGGCTGCAGGATGACTGGCAATTTATTCTTCTATATCTTGGGTCCTATGGCAGCTAGAACCA comes from Engystomops pustulosus chromosome 6, aEngPut4.maternal, whole genome shotgun sequence and encodes:
- the LOC140135073 gene encoding uncharacterized protein isoform X1; its protein translation is MAVQGPITFQNVAATFAHNQWLHLEDWQKEIYKTVIKEIHEAIISLGYTIINPNIVFSVRKPGEPSLRIDDQLEEKCTDPSDLPDLLLKVHYDPPVEAVVVVEKPQILDPVPSSSTMTSAYLLNVKEEIVSLGQPDTGLLPKKSNAFPVKTEEEVYPIRVYASADGVKQPILVKGDDLVKSEEETDTEEDFQGTNGGVHDTEDSASQGIELKRIKLGSQVCGDILSLQEREARRLRVMVGDLPPEQPAFMSDPNKPHEVKNENPEARKDIKTTTWCKCGNCCVMPTLEESVCCHEITGLISKLSSERVCITSHPAFKELCLDQDRLDFLYRFLAKIKRKNDILYHLHKLRRTAYRAFVVWAHGFLDFRNFKPIPACVVHQVQEYLPYPEDINVGYMKMYDYPAAIMALDHI
- the LOC140135073 gene encoding uncharacterized protein isoform X2, yielding MAVQGPITFQNVAATFAHNQWLHLEDWQKEIYKTVIKEIHEAIISLGYTIINPNIVFSVRKPGEPSLRIDDQLEEKCTDPSDLPDLLLKVHYDPPVEAVVVVEKPQILDPVPSSSTMTSAYLLNVKEEIVSLGQPDTGLLPKKSNAFPVKTEEEVYPIRVYASADGVKQPILVKGDDLVKSEEETDTEEDFQGTNGGVHDTEDSASGIELKRIKLGSQVCGDILSLQEREARRLRVMVGDLPPEQPAFMSDPNKPHEVKNENPEARKDIKTTTWCKCGNCCVMPTLEESVCCHEITGLISKLSSERVCITSHPAFKELCLDQDRLDFLYRFLAKIKRKNDILYHLHKLRRTAYRAFVVWAHGFLDFRNFKPIPACVVHQVQEYLPYPEDINVGYMKMYDYPAAIMALDHI